The following are encoded in a window of Streptomyces sp. Go-475 genomic DNA:
- a CDS encoding DUF4360 domain-containing protein, with protein MAGGLLLSGAIAALLTSALPAQSPSSGFVDPPPDKIVIKVATVNGSGCPQGTAAVAVSEDNTAFTVTYSDYLAQAGGGSDPTAFRRNCQLSLIVHVPQGFTYAIASADYRGFASLQRGASGSQRASYYFQGSPSTVTRNHPFNGPYNDNWQATDETDWAQLVYAPCGVQRNFNINTELRVNAGTQVADKVSFMTMDSTDGDISTVYHMAWKECPKKS; from the coding sequence ATGGCCGGTGGCCTGCTCCTGAGCGGCGCGATCGCCGCACTGCTCACCAGCGCACTTCCCGCGCAATCCCCGTCCTCCGGGTTCGTCGACCCGCCCCCGGACAAGATCGTCATCAAGGTCGCCACCGTGAACGGCTCCGGCTGCCCCCAGGGCACCGCGGCGGTCGCCGTCTCCGAGGACAACACGGCCTTCACGGTGACCTACAGCGACTACCTCGCCCAGGCCGGCGGGGGCTCCGACCCCACCGCGTTCCGCAGGAACTGCCAGCTCAGCCTGATCGTCCACGTGCCCCAGGGCTTCACGTACGCCATCGCCAGCGCCGACTACCGCGGCTTCGCCTCCCTCCAGCGCGGCGCGAGCGGCTCCCAGCGGGCCTCGTACTACTTCCAGGGCTCGCCGAGCACGGTGACCAGGAACCACCCCTTCAACGGCCCCTACAACGACAACTGGCAGGCCACGGACGAGACGGACTGGGCCCAACTCGTCTACGCGCCCTGCGGAGTGCAGCGCAACTTCAACATCAACACGGAGCTGCGGGTCAACGCCGGTACGCAGGTGGCCGACAAGGTCAGCTTCATGACGATGGACTCGACGGACGGGGACATCAGCACCGTGTACCACATGGCGTGGAAGGAGTGCCCGAAGAAGT
- a CDS encoding beta-galactosidase, which produces MELSRRTFHALAGTAALGFALTGSGSPTSANPARTAPTGPPPPVPGADGRRHTIGFDRYSLLVDGRRLVLWSGELHPFRLPSPSLWRDVLEKMRAHGYNAVSVYVAWNYHSPAPGRYDFTGVRDLDLFLRTAAETGLYVILRPGPYINAEVDAGGFPGWLTATEGRARTSDPTYLRYVDEWLTAVNAIVAKRLFTRGTGTVLLYQIENEYDAHADDPTGRAYMSYLYEKVRADGIDVPLFHNDKGRNGYWAPGSFRTGGEKGRWLYGFDGYPEPDRVPPDWGHFGPGGAKGGATASPRTPGFVPEFGGGWFDPWGGSWFDGKGYAEARRTRDAAYERRFYLTNLANGITLHNVYMTFGGTSWGWLPAPAVYTSYDYGAAFDEARNATPKLAPMHQIGQLLRHVPDLAKLNRARDVRAADERVKVYHLANPDTGAHVYVLRNDSGEAVSTTLPDAGIDVPVTVPARDAKLLAAGLKLGKRTLVHSTVQPMVSLTAGRQDIAVFAGRRGEMAQVVLECADEPTPMRLDAEPAWAYNLGKLNITAPLGAGGLSRVRVEGDGVDTPMLVLFADDATALRLWPYETPSGPLLVYGPALLRSAGLRGSTVHLTGDTIGETGLEVWGPRGITHVTWNGRPVPCRISASGSLLALKPLPGVTRPALPALRGWRRRTENPEAAPDFDDSDWTTADRTTTFSTTPVPDGQPVLFADDYGFHYGDVWYRGEWTDDSAVESVSLSYSTGTQGLLMAWLDGEPLGTHRMPVPDKDRARQGTWTAKATFGLPKKLRKRFREERRERHVLSVLVRPMQHDMDGGALDTHKAARGLTAVAFEGASPEVTWRIQGASAPDPVRGPMNNGGLYGEREGWHLPEHDDADWAETDSLRAGRRQGVTWYRTGFRLDVDPGVDASVGLVLDDAPDRAYRVQLFLNGWNMGQYINDVGPQHTFVLPNGILRTRGANTLALAVLSDGTTPSGPRDVRLTLLGAAAGGVPVKPV; this is translated from the coding sequence TTGGAGCTCAGCAGGCGTACCTTCCACGCTCTCGCCGGCACGGCGGCGCTCGGCTTCGCGCTGACCGGCAGCGGGTCGCCGACCTCCGCCAACCCGGCACGGACCGCGCCCACGGGCCCGCCGCCTCCGGTGCCGGGCGCGGACGGCCGGCGGCACACGATCGGCTTCGACCGGTACTCCCTGCTGGTCGACGGCCGGCGTCTGGTGCTCTGGTCGGGCGAGCTGCACCCCTTCCGGCTGCCGAGCCCGTCGCTGTGGCGGGACGTGCTGGAGAAGATGCGGGCGCACGGCTACAACGCGGTGAGCGTGTACGTCGCCTGGAACTACCACTCCCCCGCGCCCGGCCGCTACGACTTCACCGGGGTGCGCGACCTCGACCTGTTCCTGCGCACGGCCGCCGAGACCGGCCTGTACGTGATCCTGCGGCCCGGCCCGTACATCAACGCCGAGGTCGACGCGGGCGGCTTCCCCGGCTGGCTGACCGCCACCGAGGGCCGGGCCCGCACCTCCGACCCGACGTATCTGCGGTACGTCGACGAGTGGCTGACCGCCGTCAACGCCATCGTCGCCAAACGGCTGTTCACGCGGGGCACGGGCACGGTCCTGCTGTACCAGATCGAGAACGAGTACGACGCCCACGCCGACGACCCGACCGGGCGTGCCTACATGTCGTACCTGTACGAGAAGGTCCGCGCCGACGGCATCGACGTACCGCTGTTCCACAACGACAAGGGGCGCAACGGGTACTGGGCGCCCGGGTCGTTCCGCACCGGCGGCGAGAAGGGGCGCTGGCTGTACGGGTTCGACGGATATCCGGAGCCGGACCGGGTGCCGCCCGACTGGGGGCACTTCGGGCCCGGCGGCGCGAAGGGCGGGGCCACGGCCAGTCCGCGCACGCCCGGGTTCGTGCCGGAGTTCGGCGGGGGCTGGTTCGACCCGTGGGGCGGGTCCTGGTTCGACGGCAAGGGGTACGCCGAGGCGCGCCGGACCCGGGACGCGGCGTACGAACGGCGCTTCTACCTCACCAACCTCGCCAACGGCATCACCCTGCACAACGTCTACATGACGTTCGGCGGCACCTCCTGGGGCTGGCTGCCCGCGCCGGCCGTGTACACCTCGTACGACTACGGGGCCGCCTTCGACGAGGCCCGCAACGCCACCCCGAAGCTCGCCCCGATGCACCAGATCGGGCAGTTGCTGCGGCACGTGCCCGACCTCGCCAAGCTGAACCGGGCGAGGGACGTGCGCGCCGCCGACGAGCGGGTCAAGGTCTACCACCTGGCCAACCCGGACACCGGCGCCCATGTCTACGTCCTGCGCAACGACTCCGGCGAGGCGGTCTCCACGACGCTGCCCGACGCAGGGATCGACGTGCCGGTCACCGTCCCGGCGCGGGACGCCAAGCTGCTCGCCGCCGGGCTGAAGCTCGGGAAGCGGACGCTGGTGCACTCCACCGTGCAGCCCATGGTGAGCCTGACGGCCGGACGGCAGGACATCGCCGTCTTCGCGGGCCGCCGGGGCGAGATGGCGCAGGTCGTGCTGGAGTGCGCGGACGAGCCGACGCCCATGCGGCTGGACGCGGAGCCCGCCTGGGCGTACAACCTCGGCAAGCTGAACATCACGGCTCCGCTCGGCGCGGGCGGGCTGAGCCGGGTGCGGGTCGAGGGCGACGGCGTGGACACGCCGATGCTGGTGCTGTTCGCCGACGACGCGACCGCCCTGCGGCTGTGGCCCTACGAGACGCCGTCCGGCCCGCTCCTCGTCTACGGCCCGGCCCTGCTGCGCTCGGCCGGGCTGCGCGGATCCACCGTCCACCTCACCGGCGACACCATCGGCGAGACCGGCCTGGAGGTGTGGGGGCCGCGCGGGATCACCCATGTCACCTGGAACGGCCGCCCGGTGCCCTGCCGGATCAGCGCCTCCGGCAGCCTGCTGGCGCTGAAGCCGCTGCCCGGCGTGACCCGGCCGGCCCTGCCCGCCCTGCGCGGCTGGCGGCGGCGGACCGAGAACCCGGAGGCCGCACCCGACTTCGACGACTCGGACTGGACGACGGCCGACAGGACGACGACCTTCAGCACCACGCCCGTGCCCGACGGGCAGCCCGTCCTCTTCGCCGACGACTACGGCTTCCACTACGGCGACGTCTGGTACCGGGGCGAGTGGACGGACGACAGCGCCGTCGAGTCCGTCTCCCTCTCCTACAGCACGGGCACGCAGGGCCTGCTGATGGCCTGGCTGGACGGCGAGCCGCTGGGCACGCACCGCATGCCGGTGCCGGACAAGGACCGGGCGCGACAGGGGACGTGGACCGCGAAGGCCACCTTCGGGCTGCCGAAGAAGCTGCGGAAGAGGTTCCGGGAGGAGCGCCGGGAGCGGCATGTGCTGTCCGTGCTCGTGCGGCCGATGCAGCACGACATGGACGGCGGGGCGCTCGACACGCACAAGGCCGCGCGCGGTCTGACCGCCGTCGCCTTCGAGGGCGCCTCCCCCGAGGTGACGTGGCGGATCCAGGGCGCGTCCGCGCCCGACCCCGTGCGCGGGCCGATGAACAACGGCGGGCTGTACGGGGAGCGCGAGGGCTGGCACCTGCCGGAGCACGACGACGCGGACTGGGCGGAGACCGACTCCCTCCGGGCCGGGCGGAGGCAGGGCGTCACCTGGTACCGCACGGGCTTCCGGCTGGACGTGGACCCGGGCGTGGACGCCTCCGTCGGACTCGTCCTCGACGACGCCCCGGACCGGGCCTACCGCGTCCAGCTCTTCCTCAACGGCTGGAACATGGGGCAGTACATCAACGACGTAGGCCCGCAGCACACGTTCGTGCTGCCGAACGGGATCCTGCGCACACGTGGTGCCAACACACTGGCCCTGGCGGTGCTGTCCGACGGGACCACACCGTCGGGGCCGAGGGACGTGCGGCTGACGCTGCTGGGCGCGGCGGCCGGAGGGGTGCCCGTCAAGCCGGTGTGA
- a CDS encoding alpha-N-arabinofuranosidase: MHTARFTLDPAFTIGEVNPRLFGSFVEHLGRCVYTGVFEPDHPTADDKGLRQDVLDLVRELGVTAVRYPGGNFVSGYKWEDSVGPAEDRPRRLDLAWHSTESNRFGLSEYIDFLRKIGPQAEPMMAVNLGTRGVAEALELQEYANHPEGTALSDLRVSHGDKDPFGIRLWCLGNEMDGPWQTGHKTAEEYGRLAAETARAMRQQDPGVELVACGSSSQSMPTFAAWEATVLEETYDLVDYISLHAYYWPEDGDVDSFLASAVDMESFIDNVVATADHVGARLKSKKKINLSFDEWNVWYLPEWEARAKTFEQHDWPEAPRLLEDNYSVTDAVVFGSLLIALLRHADRVTVACLAQLVNVIAPIMTEPGGPAWRQTTFFPFAQASEYGRGQVLDVRVESPTYETKKYGETDLLHATAVRAEDGTVTVFAVNRSRTESLPLEVALNGLDLSSVVEHSALADADPDARNTLDDPERVAPHAVDGTTLQDGTLSAVLEPLSWNVIRLA, translated from the coding sequence ATGCACACGGCCCGCTTCACCCTCGACCCCGCCTTCACGATCGGCGAAGTGAACCCCCGCCTCTTCGGCAGCTTCGTAGAACACCTCGGGCGCTGCGTCTACACCGGCGTCTTCGAACCGGACCACCCCACGGCCGACGACAAGGGCCTCCGCCAGGACGTCCTCGACCTCGTCAGGGAACTCGGCGTCACCGCCGTCCGCTACCCCGGCGGCAACTTCGTCTCCGGCTACAAGTGGGAGGACTCGGTCGGCCCCGCCGAGGACCGCCCCCGCCGCCTCGACCTGGCCTGGCACTCGACGGAGTCCAACCGCTTCGGCCTGTCCGAGTACATCGACTTCCTCCGCAAGATCGGCCCCCAGGCCGAGCCGATGATGGCCGTCAACCTCGGCACCCGCGGCGTCGCCGAGGCCCTGGAACTCCAGGAGTACGCCAACCACCCCGAGGGCACCGCCCTGTCCGACCTGCGCGTCTCCCACGGCGACAAGGACCCCTTCGGCATCCGCCTGTGGTGCCTCGGCAACGAGATGGACGGCCCCTGGCAGACCGGCCACAAGACGGCCGAGGAGTACGGCCGCCTCGCCGCCGAGACGGCCCGGGCCATGCGCCAGCAGGACCCCGGCGTCGAACTCGTCGCCTGCGGCTCCTCCAGCCAGTCCATGCCGACCTTCGCCGCGTGGGAGGCGACCGTCCTGGAGGAGACGTACGACCTCGTCGACTACATCTCCCTGCACGCCTACTACTGGCCCGAGGACGGCGACGTCGACTCCTTCCTCGCCTCCGCCGTCGACATGGAGTCCTTCATCGACAACGTCGTCGCGACCGCCGACCACGTGGGCGCGCGACTCAAGTCGAAGAAGAAGATCAACCTCTCCTTCGACGAGTGGAACGTCTGGTACCTGCCCGAGTGGGAGGCCCGCGCCAAGACCTTCGAGCAGCACGACTGGCCGGAGGCGCCGCGCCTGCTGGAGGACAACTACAGCGTCACCGACGCCGTCGTCTTCGGCTCGCTCCTCATCGCCCTGCTCCGGCACGCCGACCGCGTCACCGTCGCCTGCCTCGCCCAGCTCGTCAACGTCATCGCCCCGATCATGACCGAACCGGGCGGCCCGGCCTGGCGGCAGACCACGTTCTTCCCCTTCGCACAGGCCTCCGAGTACGGCCGCGGCCAGGTCCTCGACGTCCGCGTGGAATCGCCGACGTACGAGACGAAGAAGTACGGCGAGACCGACCTGCTGCACGCCACCGCCGTGCGCGCCGAGGACGGCACGGTCACCGTCTTCGCCGTCAACCGCAGCCGCACCGAGTCGCTGCCCCTGGAGGTCGCGCTGAACGGGCTCGACCTGTCGTCGGTCGTCGAGCACAGCGCCCTCGCGGACGCCGACCCCGACGCCCGCAACACCCTCGACGACCCCGAGCGGGTGGCCCCGCACGCGGTCGACGGCACGACTCTCCAGGACGGCACGCTGAGCGCCGTCCTGGAGCCGCTGTCCTGGAACGTGATCCGGCTGGCGTGA
- a CDS encoding arabinan endo-1,5-alpha-L-arabinosidase has protein sequence MTLRSTLTALAAAALLALPPHTAQAAGTYPDPRPITGQEIIHDPTVSRLKSGGYVAYSTGGIIGARLSEDGRHWTDAGNAFAEPPAWWYEYNDKADPWAPDLSRRDGRYWLYYSVSSWGSNHSAIGVATSRTGLPGTWTDHGKVFTSETTDTWNAIDPAIIRADGKLWMSFGSYWTGIRMVELNPKTGKAIPGAEVHHLATRPDAPYAVEGPYIVKHGRHYYLFASYDACCQGVNSTYKIKVGRSTSVTGPYVDSTGKPLLEGGGDLLLEGHGRYVGTGGESVFRDRGKDVLAYHYYDAQDEGTPKLGLNTLSWDKKGWPSLL, from the coding sequence GTGACCCTGCGCAGCACCCTCACCGCCCTGGCGGCGGCCGCGCTCCTCGCCCTGCCGCCCCACACCGCACAGGCGGCGGGGACCTACCCGGACCCCCGCCCGATCACCGGCCAGGAGATCATCCACGACCCGACCGTCTCCCGCCTGAAGTCCGGCGGGTACGTCGCCTACTCCACCGGCGGCATCATCGGCGCCCGCCTCTCCGAGGACGGCCGGCACTGGACCGACGCCGGCAACGCCTTCGCCGAGCCGCCGGCCTGGTGGTACGAGTACAACGACAAGGCCGACCCGTGGGCCCCCGACCTCTCCCGGCGCGACGGCCGCTACTGGCTCTACTACTCCGTCTCCTCCTGGGGCAGCAACCACTCCGCGATCGGCGTCGCCACGTCCCGCACCGGCCTGCCCGGCACCTGGACCGACCACGGCAAGGTCTTCACCTCGGAGACGACCGACACGTGGAACGCCATCGACCCGGCGATCATCCGCGCCGACGGCAAGTTGTGGATGTCCTTCGGCTCGTACTGGACCGGCATCCGCATGGTCGAACTGAACCCGAAAACGGGCAAGGCGATCCCCGGTGCCGAGGTCCACCACCTGGCCACCCGTCCCGACGCCCCCTACGCCGTCGAGGGCCCGTACATCGTCAAACACGGCCGCCACTACTACCTCTTCGCGTCCTACGACGCCTGCTGCCAGGGCGTGAACTCCACGTACAAGATCAAGGTCGGCAGGTCGACGTCCGTGACCGGCCCGTACGTCGACAGCACGGGCAAGCCGCTCCTGGAGGGCGGCGGCGACCTGCTCCTGGAGGGTCACGGCCGCTACGTAGGCACGGGCGGCGAATCGGTCTTCAGGGACAGGGGCAAAGATGTCCTGGCGTACCACTACTACGACGCGCAGGACGAAGGCACCCCCAAGCTGGGGCTGAACACCCTGAGCTGGGACAAGAAGGGTTGGCCGAGTTTGCTTTAG
- a CDS encoding carbohydrate ABC transporter permease: MTATQIRVRAPKDRKPWTPSQIVLTLVGTAVSVVFMAPLVWALFTSLKSETEAVEVPTHWLPEDWTSQAWTAIFDTGNITNWFVNSVVVSVCVTAVVLLVSSLAGYGFARTEFRGKSALMGLVMAGLMVSPAVLGVPLFTTVQQMGMVDTYWGMILPQCAPAAMVYILYKFFQGVPRELEEAAFIDGAGRWRVFFTIVLPLSRPSLAAVGIFTFIASWNNFLWPYMVTNNPDLMTMPNGIATVMNSYGIQWAQLMAGGLMAGLPLIIVFVFFQRQIVAGVAHTGLAGQ, encoded by the coding sequence ATGACCGCCACGCAGATCCGTGTCAGGGCCCCGAAGGACCGCAAGCCCTGGACCCCCAGCCAGATCGTCCTCACCCTGGTCGGCACCGCCGTCTCCGTGGTGTTCATGGCGCCGCTCGTCTGGGCCCTGTTCACCTCCCTCAAGTCCGAGACCGAGGCCGTCGAGGTGCCGACGCACTGGCTGCCGGAGGACTGGACCAGCCAGGCCTGGACGGCCATCTTCGACACCGGCAACATCACCAACTGGTTCGTGAACTCCGTCGTCGTCTCCGTCTGCGTCACCGCCGTCGTCCTGCTGGTCAGCTCGCTGGCCGGATACGGCTTCGCCCGCACCGAGTTCCGCGGCAAGAGCGCCCTGATGGGCCTGGTCATGGCGGGCCTGATGGTCTCGCCCGCCGTCCTCGGCGTGCCGCTGTTCACCACCGTGCAGCAGATGGGCATGGTCGACACCTACTGGGGCATGATCCTGCCGCAGTGCGCGCCCGCCGCGATGGTCTACATCCTCTACAAGTTCTTCCAGGGCGTCCCGCGCGAACTGGAGGAGGCCGCGTTCATCGACGGCGCGGGCCGCTGGCGCGTCTTCTTCACCATCGTCCTCCCGCTCTCCCGCCCCTCCCTGGCCGCGGTCGGCATCTTCACCTTCATCGCCTCGTGGAACAACTTCCTGTGGCCGTACATGGTGACCAACAACCCCGACCTGATGACCATGCCCAACGGCATCGCGACCGTCATGAACTCCTACGGCATCCAGTGGGCCCAGCTCATGGCCGGCGGCCTGATGGCGGGCCTGCCGCTGATCATCGTGTTCGTCTTCTTCCAGCGTCAGATCGTGGCGGGCGTCGCCCACACGGGATTGGCGGGACAGTGA
- a CDS encoding sugar ABC transporter permease: protein MTTSAQTVIAPVRAGTAADSATVRRKQGFQHGGWFVAPFLLLFTLFVIWPLLRGVYLSFTDANISGDSANFVGLDNYREALQDPLMWDTLGHSAYFTLLVVPCITVLAFLLAMLAHHIERGKWLWRLCFFAPFLLPSTVAANLWQWLFNPGTGMINHVFGLDTPWLTDKSYAMLAVVVCTLWWTVGFSFLLYLAALQGIPDHLYEAAKLDGANAWHRMVHITLPMLRNITGLVIALQILASLQVFDQAVVMMDFTPGPEESTRTIVQYTLEEGFTSYRVGYASAISIIFFVIIASVAVARMWLLRKREEGVR from the coding sequence ATGACGACCAGCGCTCAGACCGTCATCGCCCCGGTACGCGCGGGAACCGCCGCCGACAGCGCCACCGTCCGCCGCAAGCAGGGCTTCCAGCACGGCGGCTGGTTCGTCGCCCCGTTCCTCCTCCTGTTCACGCTCTTCGTGATCTGGCCGCTGCTGCGCGGCGTCTACCTCAGCTTCACGGACGCCAACATCTCCGGCGACAGCGCGAACTTCGTCGGCCTCGACAACTACCGCGAGGCCCTCCAGGACCCCCTGATGTGGGACACCCTCGGCCACAGCGCCTACTTCACGCTGCTGGTCGTGCCCTGCATCACGGTCCTCGCCTTCCTCCTCGCGATGCTCGCCCACCACATCGAGCGCGGCAAATGGCTGTGGCGCCTGTGCTTCTTCGCCCCGTTCCTGCTGCCCTCCACCGTCGCCGCGAACCTGTGGCAGTGGCTGTTCAACCCCGGCACCGGCATGATCAACCACGTGTTCGGCCTCGACACACCGTGGCTGACCGACAAGTCCTACGCGATGCTCGCGGTGGTCGTCTGCACGCTCTGGTGGACGGTCGGATTCAGCTTCCTGCTCTACCTCGCCGCACTCCAGGGCATCCCCGACCACCTCTACGAGGCCGCCAAGCTGGACGGCGCGAACGCCTGGCACCGCATGGTCCACATCACCCTGCCGATGCTGCGCAACATCACCGGGCTCGTCATCGCCCTGCAGATCCTCGCCTCGCTCCAGGTCTTCGACCAGGCCGTCGTGATGATGGACTTCACCCCCGGGCCCGAGGAATCGACCCGCACCATCGTCCAGTACACCCTCGAAGAGGGCTTCACCAGCTACCGCGTGGGCTACGCCTCCGCGATCTCCATCATCTTCTTCGTGATCATCGCGTCCGTCGCCGTCGCCCGGATGTGGCTGCTGCGCAAGCGTGAGGAGGGCGTGCGATGA
- a CDS encoding extracellular solute-binding protein: MGRPGLNRRQLLGGLGGLTVAGSFGFAALGTGADALASDAHTRVRYWNLFSGGDGYNMIAMLNAFRKDHPDVAVKDSTLQWGSPFYTKLAMAAAGNRAPDLGVMHMGRVTGFSPGRLLDAWDVDLLAKYGVRKQDFNPRLWNRGVIDGKLYAVPLDIHVQLCFYRKDVLKKAGLLGQDGRIVPVTSTGEWFDVLKEARKATKKGLQTMGFWNSDQNFQWWFFVAFYTQLGGTWFNDADTEVTFDTDKAVQVLEFLRRHITDGYADPSFAGPASAEQFVNGSPFVWEGNWSVPVFDTAKVEYGATPLPPVFGKPATHAESHAFVLPHQSDRGGPANEGAHRLAAYIVRHARQWALGGHIPAYRPILSTAAYKRMSPQNEYVSAMDHQATEPKVWFAGSTGILAQRVGPIVVSSTMGSARPESAARRMKSELTRLLATKNPMDGRTAAQGGAVA, from the coding sequence ATGGGACGACCTGGCCTGAATCGCAGGCAGCTTCTCGGCGGGCTCGGCGGACTCACCGTCGCGGGCAGCTTCGGCTTCGCCGCACTCGGCACCGGAGCCGACGCACTCGCCTCGGACGCGCACACCCGGGTGCGGTACTGGAACCTCTTCAGCGGCGGCGACGGCTACAACATGATCGCGATGCTGAACGCCTTTCGTAAGGACCATCCGGACGTCGCGGTCAAGGACTCCACGCTCCAGTGGGGCAGCCCCTTCTACACCAAGCTCGCCATGGCCGCCGCGGGCAACCGCGCCCCCGACCTCGGCGTCATGCACATGGGCCGGGTCACCGGATTCTCGCCCGGCCGCCTCCTGGACGCCTGGGACGTCGACCTGCTCGCCAAGTACGGCGTCCGGAAGCAGGACTTCAACCCCCGGCTGTGGAACCGCGGCGTCATCGACGGCAAGCTCTACGCCGTCCCCCTCGACATCCACGTCCAGCTCTGCTTCTACCGCAAGGACGTGCTGAAGAAGGCGGGACTGCTGGGCCAGGACGGCCGGATCGTGCCCGTGACGTCGACCGGCGAGTGGTTCGACGTGCTCAAGGAGGCCAGGAAGGCCACCAAGAAGGGCCTGCAGACCATGGGCTTCTGGAACAGCGACCAGAACTTCCAGTGGTGGTTCTTCGTCGCCTTCTACACCCAGCTCGGCGGCACCTGGTTCAACGACGCCGACACCGAGGTCACCTTCGACACCGACAAGGCCGTCCAGGTCCTGGAGTTCCTGCGCCGCCACATCACCGACGGCTACGCCGACCCGAGCTTCGCGGGCCCGGCGAGCGCCGAACAGTTCGTCAACGGCTCCCCCTTCGTCTGGGAGGGCAACTGGTCGGTGCCGGTCTTCGACACCGCGAAGGTCGAGTACGGCGCGACCCCGCTGCCGCCCGTCTTCGGCAAGCCGGCCACCCACGCCGAGTCGCACGCCTTCGTCCTGCCGCACCAGTCCGACCGCGGCGGCCCCGCCAACGAGGGCGCCCACCGACTCGCCGCCTACATCGTCCGGCACGCGCGGCAGTGGGCGCTCGGCGGCCACATCCCCGCCTACCGGCCGATCCTGTCCACCGCCGCGTACAAGAGGATGAGCCCCCAGAACGAGTACGTCTCGGCCATGGACCACCAGGCCACCGAGCCCAAGGTGTGGTTCGCGGGATCCACCGGCATCCTCGCCCAGCGCGTCGGCCCCATCGTCGTCTCCTCCACGATGGGCTCCGCCCGGCCGGAGAGCGCCGCCCGCCGGATGAAGAGCGAACTCACCAGGCTGCTCGCGACGAAGAACCCCATGGACGGCAGGACCGCCGCGCAGGGAGGTGCGGTCGCATGA
- a CDS encoding toxin-antitoxin system, toxin component family protein, whose product MDIAGARVMAARVTAALRRSRHGSAMRRLAAELATAVRARPEAPTDVRSLCRALCEEMSARRGGRPVELRFERFPDEIEVTGLWVEFQDFDLVIVEERAEAVQQLVILGHELWHLHAGHGHHHGAGAAAAHAFADRPGWDDVALAVAARNGSRERDEADADAFGHRLAAGCRALLPGERGPDVPLGPVQRSLYYRGPRGGAAP is encoded by the coding sequence ATGGACATCGCGGGCGCGCGGGTGATGGCCGCCCGGGTCACCGCCGCGCTCAGGCGCTCGCGCCATGGCTCCGCCATGCGCCGCCTGGCCGCCGAACTCGCCACGGCGGTCCGGGCGAGACCCGAGGCCCCCACCGACGTACGGTCGCTGTGCCGGGCCTTGTGCGAGGAGATGAGCGCGCGGCGCGGCGGGCGGCCGGTCGAGCTGCGGTTCGAGCGCTTCCCCGACGAGATCGAAGTGACCGGTCTGTGGGTGGAGTTCCAGGACTTCGACCTCGTCATCGTCGAGGAGCGGGCCGAGGCCGTGCAGCAGCTGGTCATCCTCGGGCACGAGCTGTGGCATCTGCACGCCGGGCACGGGCATCACCACGGGGCGGGCGCGGCGGCGGCCCACGCCTTCGCCGACCGGCCGGGGTGGGACGACGTCGCGCTGGCGGTGGCCGCCCGCAACGGCTCCCGGGAGCGGGACGAGGCCGATGCCGACGCCTTCGGGCACCGGCTGGCGGCGGGGTGCCGGGCGCTGCTGCCGGGTGAGCGCGGGCCGGACGTGCCCCTGGGCCCCGTGCAGCGGTCGCTGTACTACCGGGGGCCGCGGGGAGGTGCGGCACCGTGA